Genomic DNA from Providencia sp. PROV188:
GCTTCATTTGCGCGGTCAGTTGCTGATTCTGTTGTTCAAGCAGCTTAACCGCATCTTGCTGTTGCTTGAGTGCTAATTGGACATCATTTTTTTGCGCTTGAGCCTGCTTTAGCTCATCTTCACGCTGTTTCAGTAAGGCTTCTTGCTGTACTAAGTTGGTACTCACAGACTTCAGCTGTTCATCCGTATTGCCGGATGACTGCAATTGCTGCTTCGCGTCAGATTGTAGTTTGACAATCTCGGAGGTTAATTGCTCGATGCGCTGATGAGCATCCGTGACTTGCTTGTCTTTGTCGGCAAGTTGTTTTTTCGCATTTGTCGCTTCAATCACACCATCACTCAGCTGTTTTTCCAACTGTTTGATAGTGTCTAATGACTGGCTATTTTGTTTGGTAAGGTTATCCAGATTAGCTTGTTTTTCAGCAATCACTTTCTGCGATTTAGCTAATTCACTATTCAGCCCATCGATAACAGCTTTATTATCAACAGATTTTACAACACTTTGTAATTGCTCAATTTGCAACTTACTTGCTGCAATGTCGCCACTGAGTTTAGCTATCGTCGTTTGCTTTTCAGTAATGATGCGATTTAATTCAGCAATGTCTTTATTGTAGTTAGTCAGCTTAGTGACTAACTGACCATCAGTTAGCAGCTTATTGTACGAAATCAGCTCACCAACACCTTGAGCAACGCCAAAGCGATACAGATTTTTTAATTGCTGTTGCTCAATGAGCTTTGCCAACTGAGCCAGATTGACTGAGTTTTCAGTCCCTGCTTTCTTCGTGAAATTCGAAGAATATAAGCCAAGAGGATCAATAATGACTTGGTATTTGGCAAAATCCTTCGCCAAATACTTAGGATTCCATTGATTACCTTGTAGCAAATAGGAAGATGCAGGCTGGTAAGATTGAGACTCAGAAGGCAACAAACAGACGTCGATAGCAGGTTTGATATCTGTGTCTGCTACTTGAGCTGGTTCTGCTACTTGAACAGGTGTTTTAGGCTCAATAGGTGTTGATGCCGATGCTTTTGTATTTTGAGATTCAGATGACGTCACCGCATTCGATGATCGCTGAGCCACCTTTTTCTCTTTAGTATTCTTTACTTTACCCGCCGTAACTTGACGGTTTTCTTTCGGCACAGGAACTGGCGAAAGAGAGGATAAGACATCATAACCTTGGGCTTGTGATTTAACACTCAGTGGTACTTCGACAGGTCGAGGCTTTGGTTTTTGACCTTCATTTTCAGATTGAAGGTAAGTATCAAAGTCATCGATGACATTGTTAAAACGCTCCGCGTAGGAAGCTGTTGAAAAACATGTCGAAAAAAGTGCCAGAGAGACACAAAGCCTTAGGTTAAGTCTCATAATCCATTAATTTTCTGCAAAGTTGATTCCGTTGATAGCACTGCGTTGTAACGCACCTTAGCACAAAGAACTTTTGTTTTAGATTCAATAGCCATTTGCAATAGCTCAATGGTATCTGGGCTAGCAGTTGCTTCGATTTGTTTGTATAGCTGATTAATTTCACTCACTTCTTTAAATGAGCCTACCAGACGGTTATAACTTTCTGGTGATAGCGTTTTCAATGAACTGAGTTCTTTAATACAAGTATTTAGTGGCGCAACACCCTGCTGCTCAACAGCATTTGGTGAACGATCTAAAGCATTATTTAAAACGTTCTGAGATTCAGGGTAAGAATCATCAGCCTTACTATTTTGCTGTGAATTATTCGTTGCTGCTGTGGTGGTTTGAGAATCAGCTAATGCCGTCTTTTGCGCATTTGGACCAGTGACACAGCCAGAAAGTAAAGCCGTGCTTACCGCAAGCAAAGACGCGACATAAAATTTATTTTTTAAAAACATATATTTACCTTACCAGTACTTTTCTTCGCTATTATTATGATGTCCTAGAAACCTAGTGTAAGCTAAAAACTCGCTATTTTCTATATAGCCGAATAGAGAAATAGAGACTTCTCATAAATCTTATGCATTTTTATTTTGTGCCAATTTAGTTTTACAACCACAGAATTGTTATTTTAGTACATTAATACTCATATCTCTCTAAATAAGATATCGCATACTTGTGTATATTGATTATTCTTGCACATTAATTAACATCAAAAACACATTTTATTAGTAATAAATCAAATAAGCGTTGCTCGCTCATCCTATCTCTCAGGTTTTTATAAACTTAGTCTAATTAATTAAAATCATGATATTACAAGCAGGTACATTTACTCAGTCAAAAATTGAAAATACTCACATTTTGAGATATCTCAATGAAATGATAAAGATCACTTCGATAACAAAGCTAGGTATTGAGTAAAATAAAATTCTACACTTATTAAAGCAGCCAATGAATAGCAGTTATCTTAAAAAGATATTGATCTTAAATTAACGCATAACGTGATGTAACGCAGATTTTTATTTTAATACTGGAAAGGTACAACAAATTAATTGTGGGTTTGAATGAGAGAATTAAATAAAAATACCATGATTAATTGAGAAGATTCATGCCCAGTTATTAACTGGGCATGAAAAACAAAACTTAAGCTTTGCTAGGACGTAATGCAGGGAATAGGATTACATCACGAATAGTATGGCTATTAGTAAATAGCATGACCATACGGTCAATACCAATACCTAAACCTGCTGTTGGTGGTAACCCGTGCTCTAATGCGGTCACGTAATCTTCGTCGTAGAACATCGCTTCATCATCACCTTCGTCTTTCTGACGAACTTGCTCAGCAAAACGTTCTGCTTGATCTTCTGCGTCATTTAACTCAGAGAAACCGTTACCGATTTCACGACCACCGATAAAGAATTCGAAACGATCAGTAATGAATGGATTATCATCATTACGGCGCGCTAATGGAGAAACTTCAGCCGGATATTCTGTAATAAAGGTTGGTTGAATTAAGTGGCTTTCAGCAACTTCTTCAAAGATTTCGCACTGAACACGACCTAAACCCCAGCTCTTCTCAATCTTGATTCCGATAGACTGCGCGATCGCAACCGCTTTATCCATATCATCCAGGTCAGCAACGTTAGTTTCTGGACGGTATTTGCAGATAGCTTCTTTCATCGTCATTTTGGTAAATGGTTTACCAAAATCGAACTCTTGTTCACCATATTTAACAACGGTATTGCCTAATACTTTCTGCGTTAAAATACGGAATAAGTCTTCAGTCAGCACAATCAGGTCACGGTAATCGGCATACGCCATATACAGTTCCATCATCGTGAATTCTGGGTTATGACGAGGAGATAAACCTTCGTTACGGAAGTTACGGTTGATTTCGAATACGCGTTCAAAACCACCGACAACTAAACGCTTCAGATACAGTTCCGGCGCAATACGCAGATACATATCAATATCTAATGCATTATGGTGAGTCACAAATGGACGTGCAGAAGCACCACCCGGAATAACTTGCATCATCGGAGTTTCTACTTCCATAAATCCATGTTCGACCATGAAGTTACGAACTTCCGCTAAGATCTTAGAACGAATGATGAAAGTGTTACGAGATTCATCGTTAGCAATCAGGTCAAGGTAACGTTGACGGTAACGTGTTTCTTGGTCTGATAAACCGTGGAATTTATCTGGTAATGGACGCAGAGCTTTAGTCAGCAAACGAACTTCATGACAGTGAACGGTCAATTCGCCAGTTTTAGTTTTAAATAAACGACCTTTAGCACCTAAAATGTCACCTAAGTCCCATTTTTTGAACTGTTCGTTGTAGATACCTTCTGGCAGATCATCGCGTGAGACGTAGATCTGAATACGGCCACCAACATCTTGTAATGTTGCAAATGACGCTTTACCCATGATACGACGAGTCATCATACGACCCGCAATAGTCACTTCAATGTTCAGGTCTTCCAGCTCTTCTGCAGATTTTTCACCAAATTCAGCGTGAAGCTTATCAGAGACATTTTCACGACGAAAATCATTTGGGAATGGAATACCCTGTTCGCGCAGCGCAACCAGTTTTTCTTTACGGGCTTTGAGTTCGTTATTTAAATCGGGAGCTTGTTCTGCACCCTGTTGCTCTTGAGACATTTTTTCCTCACAGGCCAGCTTTTAAACTAGCTTCAATGAATTTATCCAAATCACCATCCAGCACGGCTTGCGTGTTACGCGTTTCCACACCAGTACGTAAGTCTTTAATGCGTGCATCATCAAGGACGTAAGAACGAATTTGGCTTCCCCAGCCAATGTCCGATTTATTCTCTTCCATCGCTTGCTTATCTGCGTTCTTCTTCTGCATTTCCAGTTCGTATAATTTCGCTTTTAACTGGCGCATGGCTTGATCTTTGTTTTTATGCTGTGAACGGTCGTTCTGGCACTGAGTCACAATGTTGGTCGGTATATGGGTGATACGCACCGCAGACTCAGTTTTGTTAACGTGCTGACCACCGGCACCCGAGGCTCGGTATACGTCGATACGTAAATCAGCAGGGTTAATTTCGATATCAATATCATCATCAACTTCAGGATAGATAAACGCTGAACTAAATGAAGTATGACGACGACCGCCGGAGTCAAATGGGCTTTTGCGCACTAAACGGTGAACACCCGTTTCTGTTCTTAACCAGCCATAGGCATAATCACCGATGATTTTAATTGTTGCAGATTTTAAACCCGCCACATCACCATCTGACTCTTCGATAATTTCTGTTTTGAAGCCTTTTGACTCAGCCCAACGCAGATACATACGCATGAGCATACTTGCCCAATCTTGCGCTTCTGTACCGCCAGAACCTGCTTGTAAGTCGATATAGCAGTCAGCGCTGTCATATTCACCGGAGAACATTCGGCGGAATTCAAGTTGCTCTAACTTGCCTTGCAGTGCTTCTAACTCAGCGCCCGCTTCGTTGAACGTTTCTTCATCATCAGCTTCTACCGCCAATTCCAATAAACCTTCTACGTCTTCAATACCTTGGGTCAGTTGGTCAATTGTCTCAACAATCGCCTCAAGGGAAGAGCGTTCTTTGCCAAGTGCTTGAGCGCGTTCTGGTTCATTCCAGACATCCGGCTGCTCAAGTTCTGCATTCACTTCTTCTAAGCGTTCTTTCTTGGCATCATAGTCAAAGATACCCCCTCAGAACCGTTGTCCGTTCAGACAGGTCCTGAATTTTGCTTTTTACTGGGTTTATTTCAAACGTCATTTTCACTATCTTATAGTTGATCAATAAAGATAAATATTTTCATTCACGAACCGTTTAGTATAACGGAATTCCTGTCAGGTTTATAGGGCATCAATCCTCTATTTCTGAACGAACTTTTACCGTGGTTTTAATCGGGCCAAATGTGTTCAATCATCAATTGCACATTTTTATTTCCGCGAAACTCGTTCACATCTAACTTAAACGCGATTTTCGCTTTTTTGACGCTATTATCTGGCCATCTACGGACATCAATATTGAACATAATGCCATCCAACATCGGCCCTCCATTCACGGGTTCTAACATCAATTTTAAATGTTTCTCGCCCACCAACTTTTGTTGCAATAACTGGAAATGCCCATCAAATACAGGTTCAGGAAAAGACTGCCCCCACGGACCGCTTTCGCGAAGTAATTCCGCCGTCTCTAATGACAGTTGATTACGCAATAATTCGCCGTCACTCCAAATAACGCCCGATAATTGCTCAGGTTGAATAAGTTCTCCCATCAGCATTTCGAAATGGTATTTGAATGCGTCAAATTTGCTCTCTTCAAGCGACAGACCCGCAGCCATGGCGTGTCCACCAAACTTTTGCATTAACCCCGGTTGCAGCGTATTTAATCGCTCTAATGCATCGCGCATATGAACGCCCTGCACTGAACGACCAGAGCCTTTTAATAACCCATCTCCGGCAGGCGCGAACGCAATAACGGGGCGATGGAATTGCTCTTTAATTCGTGAAGCTAAAATCCCAACCACCCCTTGATGCCATTCGGGATGATATAGCGCTAAACCGTTCGGTAACTGATTTTCGCTGTATTCGATTTTGTTAAATAGCACCAATGCTTCTTGCTGCATACCCGCTTCAATTTCACGGCGGGTCTGATTTAAACCATCTAACTCATTGGCTAGCTGGCGTGCATGTGCCATATCATCCGTCAACAGTAATTCAATACTGACAGACATATCATCCAGCCGACCAGCCGCATTAAGTCTTGGTCCCAGCGCAAAGCCAAAATCATTCGCGACCAGACGAGAGGCATCTCGCTTAGATACCTCAATTAACGCTTTGATCCCAGCACAGCAGCGCCCTGCTCTCACTCGATTCAACCCTTGATGCACCAGAATGCGGTTGTTCGTATCCAATGGCACCACGTCTGCTACGGTACCCAGCGCGACTAAATCAAGGTATTCCGCTAAATTAGGCTCGCTGATCCCTTGCTTTTCAAACCACTGCTGTTGACGTAAATGGGCTCTTAACGCTGACATTAAATAAAACGTTACCCCAACACCAGCCAGTGATTTCGATGCAAATTGGCAATCATTAAGATTCGGATTGATGATAGCATCCGCCGTCGGTAGCGTTTCTCCCGGTAAATGGTGGTCGGTAATAATTACCTTCATCCCATACTCGTGAGCAGTCACCACGCCATCATGAGAAGAGATACCGTTATCTACCGTAATAATCAGATCCGTTCCCTGCTTATAGGCTTCGTCCACCACCAATGGCGTTAAACCGTAGCCATTTTCAAAACGGTTTGGAACGATATAGTTTAAATTCCTATACCCCATCGCTTTAAGCGCACGGATAGCTAATGCTGTACTCGTTGCACCATCAGCATCAAAATCCCCAACAATAGTGATTTTTTGGTGCTCCACCAGCGCCAAATAGAGCAGCGTTAGTGCATTTTCAACCCCTGATAGCGAACGGTAATCAAGCAAATTAGACGCTTTACGCTCCAATTGAGCGAGAGAAGTTATCCCTCTAGAGGCATAAATGCGCTGCAAAAGTTCAGGAACATTAGGCAATGCCGCGGCATTACCTGTTAATTCTCGTTGACGTAAAAAAGTTTCGACATTCACAATGATGATTATTTCTGTTCAAGTATTTGGAGTAATTCGTCAGGTTTTAAAAAGCCAGGGAGTACTTGTCCGCTTGGTAAAATAATGGCAGGCGTTCCTGTAACTTTAAATAATTGACCTAATTTCAAATGATTGCCTAAATCGATTTTACAGTCATCAATCATGGCAACTTCGTCACCTTTGAACGCTTTAGTCAACGCATCTTTTGGTAATGCATTACACCAGATTGATGCCATCTGTTTTGCTGTGTCGCTCTTCATCCCTTGACGCGGGAAGGCTAAGTAGCGCACAGTCACCCCTTTGCTGTTTAACTCACCCACTGTTTCGTGTAATTTCTTACAGTAACCACAGCTAATATCAGTAAAGACCGTTATCGCATATTTTTCATTGGGTGCTTTGAAGATGATCATCTCGTTTTTCAACGCTTCCATCTTCTTCAACAAAGGCTGGTTACTGATGTTCACCGGAACTTTTCCGCTGAGATCATAAATTGGGCCTTGTAACAGGTATTTACCATCGTCCGTCACATAAATTACGCCGTTATCCGTTTCCACCGTATTTAATCCAACAATTGGGGAAGGCTTAATGGATTCCACTTGCATATTATAATGTGCCAGTTTTTCGATAATCAGTTTTTCTTCCGTTGCGCCATAAACCGATGCCGTTAATGACGCGATACAGGCGGCTAAAACAAGTAGTTTGCGTTTCATATTTATCCTTTCACCCATCACCCTCTCGGATGATGCTGCTCATGTAAAGCACGTAGC
This window encodes:
- the prfB gene encoding peptide chain release factor 2 (programmed frameshift), coding for MTFEINPVKSKIQDLSERTTVLRGYLDYDAKKERLEEVNAELEQPDVWNEPERAQALGKERSSLEAIVETIDQLTQGIEDVEGLLELAVEADDEETFNEAGAELEALQGKLEQLEFRRMFSGEYDSADCYIDLQAGSGGTEAQDWASMLMRMYLRWAESKGFKTEIIEESDGDVAGLKSATIKIIGDYAYGWLRTETGVHRLVRKSPFDSGGRRHTSFSSAFIYPEVDDDIDIEINPADLRIDVYRASGAGGQHVNKTESAVRITHIPTNIVTQCQNDRSQHKNKDQAMRQLKAKLYELEMQKKNADKQAMEENKSDIGWGSQIRSYVLDDARIKDLRTGVETRNTQAVLDGDLDKFIEASLKAGL
- the dsbC gene encoding bifunctional protein-disulfide isomerase/oxidoreductase DsbC — protein: MKRKLLVLAACIASLTASVYGATEEKLIIEKLAHYNMQVESIKPSPIVGLNTVETDNGVIYVTDDGKYLLQGPIYDLSGKVPVNISNQPLLKKMEALKNEMIIFKAPNEKYAITVFTDISCGYCKKLHETVGELNSKGVTVRYLAFPRQGMKSDTAKQMASIWCNALPKDALTKAFKGDEVAMIDDCKIDLGNHLKLGQLFKVTGTPAIILPSGQVLPGFLKPDELLQILEQK
- the recJ gene encoding single-stranded-DNA-specific exonuclease RecJ gives rise to the protein MNVETFLRQRELTGNAAALPNVPELLQRIYASRGITSLAQLERKASNLLDYRSLSGVENALTLLYLALVEHQKITIVGDFDADGATSTALAIRALKAMGYRNLNYIVPNRFENGYGLTPLVVDEAYKQGTDLIITVDNGISSHDGVVTAHEYGMKVIITDHHLPGETLPTADAIINPNLNDCQFASKSLAGVGVTFYLMSALRAHLRQQQWFEKQGISEPNLAEYLDLVALGTVADVVPLDTNNRILVHQGLNRVRAGRCCAGIKALIEVSKRDASRLVANDFGFALGPRLNAAGRLDDMSVSIELLLTDDMAHARQLANELDGLNQTRREIEAGMQQEALVLFNKIEYSENQLPNGLALYHPEWHQGVVGILASRIKEQFHRPVIAFAPAGDGLLKGSGRSVQGVHMRDALERLNTLQPGLMQKFGGHAMAAGLSLEESKFDAFKYHFEMLMGELIQPEQLSGVIWSDGELLRNQLSLETAELLRESGPWGQSFPEPVFDGHFQLLQQKLVGEKHLKLMLEPVNGGPMLDGIMFNIDVRRWPDNSVKKAKIAFKLDVNEFRGNKNVQLMIEHIWPD
- the lysS gene encoding lysine--tRNA ligase yields the protein MSQEQQGAEQAPDLNNELKARKEKLVALREQGIPFPNDFRRENVSDKLHAEFGEKSAEELEDLNIEVTIAGRMMTRRIMGKASFATLQDVGGRIQIYVSRDDLPEGIYNEQFKKWDLGDILGAKGRLFKTKTGELTVHCHEVRLLTKALRPLPDKFHGLSDQETRYRQRYLDLIANDESRNTFIIRSKILAEVRNFMVEHGFMEVETPMMQVIPGGASARPFVTHHNALDIDMYLRIAPELYLKRLVVGGFERVFEINRNFRNEGLSPRHNPEFTMMELYMAYADYRDLIVLTEDLFRILTQKVLGNTVVKYGEQEFDFGKPFTKMTMKEAICKYRPETNVADLDDMDKAVAIAQSIGIKIEKSWGLGRVQCEIFEEVAESHLIQPTFITEYPAEVSPLARRNDDNPFITDRFEFFIGGREIGNGFSELNDAEDQAERFAEQVRQKDEGDDEAMFYDEDYVTALEHGLPPTAGLGIGIDRMVMLFTNSHTIRDVILFPALRPSKA